Proteins from one bacterium genomic window:
- the sufD gene encoding Fe-S cluster assembly protein SufD: MINQTEAKNWFQNQFARFESALNGQKSGVTHALRRDAMARFQASEFPTMRHEEWKYTNLESLFTHGLHLASPADSASHALDIRDDLTLDTEAYTVVFVNGYYDAKRSTINAPEKGLQIRLLSQCSDEEKAGILRALATETDESVFNTMHMALVSDGVVIDVAGGAVIGKPVHIQYFTVAEESAPMTQPLTLIRVEKNAQCTVIEDYKTVGEKPFLTNARTEIIVAENAVVDHARIQNESVKGYHISLTRLRQARSSNFMTTNITFGAALSRNLTIAHLDGEGIESTLNGLYMPKGRQHTDNRTIIHHAKPHCNSHELYKGIMDDHATAVFNGKIFVHPDAQKTDAKQSNNNLLLSKDATINTKPQLEIFADDVKCTHGATIGRLEEKGMFYLRSRGIGYDEARSIMTLAFAEDIVSRIRHTALRKRLDTMLHERLNMKFE; the protein is encoded by the coding sequence ATGATCAACCAAACCGAAGCTAAGAACTGGTTTCAAAATCAGTTTGCACGTTTTGAATCCGCACTAAACGGGCAAAAATCCGGCGTTACCCATGCACTGCGACGCGATGCGATGGCACGCTTTCAGGCGTCGGAATTTCCCACGATGCGTCATGAAGAATGGAAATATACGAATCTAGAATCCCTCTTTACCCACGGACTGCACCTCGCTTCACCGGCGGATAGTGCGTCGCATGCGCTCGACATACGGGATGACTTGACGCTGGATACAGAGGCGTACACGGTTGTTTTTGTGAATGGATATTACGATGCCAAGCGTTCGACGATAAACGCACCGGAAAAAGGTTTACAAATTCGATTGCTGTCGCAATGCAGCGATGAAGAAAAGGCCGGCATTTTGCGTGCGCTGGCAACGGAAACGGATGAATCGGTGTTTAATACCATGCACATGGCACTGGTATCCGATGGTGTGGTGATAGATGTGGCCGGTGGTGCAGTGATCGGTAAACCGGTTCATATCCAATACTTCACCGTTGCCGAAGAATCGGCTCCGATGACGCAACCATTGACGCTCATACGCGTGGAAAAAAACGCCCAATGTACGGTGATCGAAGATTACAAAACCGTCGGAGAAAAGCCGTTTCTCACTAATGCACGGACTGAAATCATCGTAGCCGAAAATGCCGTAGTGGATCATGCACGCATTCAAAATGAATCCGTCAAAGGATACCATATCAGCCTGACACGCCTGCGGCAAGCGCGCAGCAGTAATTTTATGACGACCAATATTACGTTCGGTGCGGCGTTGTCCCGCAATCTGACGATCGCGCATTTGGATGGCGAAGGCATCGAATCTACGCTTAACGGATTATACATGCCCAAAGGTCGTCAGCATACCGATAACCGCACCATCATTCATCATGCCAAGCCGCACTGTAACAGCCACGAATTGTACAAAGGCATTATGGATGACCATGCGACGGCAGTTTTCAACGGCAAAATATTTGTTCATCCCGATGCGCAAAAAACGGATGCTAAACAATCGAATAATAATTTGCTCTTATCCAAAGACGCGACGATCAATACCAAACCGCAGCTTGAGATATTTGCCGACGATGTGAAGTGTACGCACGGCGCGACGATCGGGAGACTGGAAGAAAAAGGGATGTTTTATCTTCGCTCACGCGGTATCGGATACGACGAAGCGCGCAGCATCATGACTTTGGCGTTTGCTGAAGATATCGTGTCGCGCATTCGTCATACGGCACTGCGTAAACGCCTGGATACGATGTTGCACGAACGGCTTAACATGAAGTTTGAATAA
- the sufC gene encoding Fe-S cluster assembly ATPase SufC, whose translation MLEIKNLHATIDGNPILKGINLSVKAGEVHAIMGPNGSGKSTLAHILAGKEDYEITQGEIIFNGKSLTELDPEDRAAEGVFLAFQYPVEIPGVNNTYFLKAALNAIRKYRGEEPLDAMDFLSLVKQKMKLVEMDEDLLKRPVNEGFSGGEKKRNEIFQLAVLNPKLAILDETDSGLDIDALKIVSNGVNKFRSGDNATIVVTHYQRLLNYIVPDFVHVLMDGRIVKSGGKELALTLEDRGYDWIKEHDGVVA comes from the coding sequence ATGCTCGAAATCAAAAATCTACACGCAACCATTGACGGTAACCCGATTCTCAAAGGAATCAATCTTTCCGTCAAAGCGGGCGAAGTGCATGCGATCATGGGACCCAACGGTTCCGGCAAAAGCACTTTGGCTCACATTTTAGCCGGTAAAGAGGATTACGAAATCACGCAAGGCGAGATCATTTTTAACGGAAAAAGCCTCACGGAACTTGATCCCGAAGATCGCGCGGCAGAAGGTGTATTTCTCGCGTTTCAGTATCCGGTTGAAATTCCCGGCGTCAATAATACGTATTTCCTCAAAGCGGCGCTCAATGCCATTCGCAAATACCGCGGCGAAGAGCCTTTGGACGCGATGGATTTTTTGAGTCTTGTAAAACAAAAAATGAAGCTTGTCGAAATGGATGAAGACCTGCTCAAGCGCCCCGTGAATGAAGGTTTTTCCGGCGGTGAGAAAAAACGTAATGAGATATTTCAACTCGCCGTACTCAATCCGAAATTAGCGATTCTGGATGAAACCGATTCAGGTCTCGACATTGACGCACTCAAAATCGTTTCAAACGGCGTGAATAAATTTCGCTCCGGTGATAATGCGACCATCGTCGTGACGCACTATCAGCGTTTGCTAAACTACATCGTGCCGGATTTTGTGCATGTGCTGATGGATGGACGTATCGTCAAGTCCGGTGGCAAAGAGCTGGCGCTCACCCTCGAAGATCGCGGTTATGACTGGATCAAAGAACATGACGGAGTGGTAGCCTGA
- the sufB gene encoding Fe-S cluster assembly protein SufB, which produces MNTETSELQQLADREYKYGFVTDIEADAAPKGLNEDIIRFISKKKNEPEWLLEWRLKAYKQWLKMCEEGEPTWQNVHVAKVDYQDIIYYSAPKQKKKSADEVDPELLKTYEKLGIPLNERLALAGVAVDAVFDSVSVATTFKTKLKELGIIFCSFSEAVQEHPELIKQYIGSVVPPTDNFYSALNSAVFTDGSFCYIPKGVRCPMELSTYFRINAASTGQFERTLIVADEGSYVSYLEGCTAPMRDENQLHAAVVEIYAHTNAQVKYSTIQNWYPGDKDGKGGIYNFVTKRGLCAGDNSKISWTQVETGSAITWKYPSCILKGDNSVGEFYSVALTAKRQQADTGTKMIHLGKNTRSTIVSKGISAGHGQNTYRGLVRVGKNAENARNFSQCDSMLLGDQCGAHTFPYIEVKNNTAQVEHEASTSKIGEDQIFYCNQRGISTEDAVSMIVNGFCKEVFKELPMEFAVEAQKLLGVSLEGSVG; this is translated from the coding sequence ATGAATACCGAAACCAGTGAACTGCAACAACTGGCTGACCGCGAATACAAGTACGGCTTTGTAACGGATATCGAAGCCGATGCCGCCCCCAAAGGGCTTAACGAAGACATTATACGCTTCATTTCCAAAAAGAAAAATGAACCGGAATGGCTTTTGGAGTGGCGACTCAAAGCGTACAAACAATGGCTCAAAATGTGCGAAGAAGGCGAGCCTACATGGCAAAATGTGCATGTCGCCAAAGTGGACTATCAGGATATCATCTACTATAGCGCGCCGAAACAAAAGAAAAAAAGTGCTGACGAAGTGGATCCGGAATTGCTGAAAACGTACGAGAAGCTCGGCATTCCGCTCAATGAACGCCTTGCCCTCGCGGGAGTGGCTGTGGATGCCGTATTTGACAGCGTATCCGTCGCGACGACATTCAAAACCAAACTCAAAGAACTCGGTATCATTTTTTGTTCATTCTCTGAAGCTGTGCAAGAACATCCCGAATTGATCAAGCAATACATCGGTTCGGTCGTACCGCCGACGGATAATTTTTACTCTGCGCTCAATTCCGCGGTATTTACCGACGGTTCGTTTTGTTATATCCCCAAAGGCGTACGGTGCCCGATGGAACTTTCGACGTATTTCCGCATCAACGCCGCCAGTACGGGCCAGTTTGAACGCACGCTCATCGTGGCGGACGAGGGCAGCTACGTCAGTTATCTCGAAGGATGTACCGCACCGATGCGCGATGAAAACCAATTGCATGCCGCCGTCGTCGAAATCTATGCGCATACCAATGCACAGGTCAAATATTCAACGATACAAAATTGGTACCCGGGCGACAAGGACGGTAAAGGCGGGATTTATAATTTTGTGACGAAACGCGGTTTGTGCGCGGGTGACAATTCTAAAATCTCCTGGACGCAGGTTGAAACCGGCTCCGCCATCACATGGAAATATCCGAGTTGCATTTTGAAAGGTGATAATTCGGTCGGAGAATTTTATTCCGTCGCGCTCACGGCCAAACGTCAGCAAGCCGATACCGGTACGAAGATGATTCACCTCGGCAAAAATACGCGCAGCACGATCGTTTCCAAAGGTATCTCCGCAGGCCATGGCCAAAATACCTATCGCGGCTTGGTGCGCGTGGGCAAAAACGCGGAGAATGCGCGTAATTTTTCCCAATGCGATTCGATGCTGCTCGGTGATCAGTGCGGCGCGCATACTTTCCCGTATATCGAAGTGAAGAACAATACCGCTCAGGTAGAACATGAAGCATCCACGTCGAAGATCGGCGAAGACCAGATTTTTTACTGCAATCAGCGCGGTATTTCTACCGAAGACGCCGTGTCTATGATCGTCAACGGATTTTGTAAAGAAGTTTTCAAAGAACTGCCGATGGAGTTTGCCGTCGAAGCGCAGAAACTGCTCGGCGTAAGCCTCGAAGGCAGCGTAGGTTGA